The following coding sequences are from one Rhodobiaceae bacterium window:
- a CDS encoding N-formylglutamate amidohydrolase → MDLNQTHSLSDQEIEGFSNNEAVDDRSPAKADFQEPFEVLEPRKQTLPFVLNSPHSGRIYPPRFLASSNLDPLTLRRSEDSFVDEIFAGAVELGAPLLRAHFPRAYLDVNREPYELDPAMFADPLPPHVNTRSIRVAGGLGTIARIVAEATEIYKTPLPYSEAETRIRDIYMPFHETLRGLLETTHRQFGQAVLIDCHSMPSTGGPFDDEIEANRPDIVLGDRYGTSCAQELVESAERILKSMGYRVTRNNPYAGGFNTEHYGAPSQGLHAIQVEINRTLYMDEQKVQRRAGITRLSKDMTRLVRKLGREMRRGSWTASQRKAS, encoded by the coding sequence ATGGATCTCAACCAAACCCATTCGTTATCTGATCAGGAGATTGAGGGCTTCAGCAATAATGAGGCTGTTGACGATCGCTCGCCTGCGAAAGCGGACTTTCAGGAGCCCTTCGAAGTCCTGGAACCCCGGAAACAGACGCTACCATTTGTCCTGAATTCACCACACTCAGGCCGCATATATCCACCCAGATTTTTGGCATCATCAAATCTCGATCCCCTAACGCTGCGGCGTTCAGAAGACAGTTTTGTCGATGAGATTTTCGCAGGTGCGGTTGAACTCGGCGCCCCTTTGCTGCGTGCCCATTTTCCGCGCGCCTATCTGGATGTAAACCGCGAGCCCTATGAACTCGACCCGGCAATGTTTGCGGACCCTCTCCCACCGCACGTGAACACACGTTCAATCAGAGTAGCAGGTGGTCTGGGCACCATTGCGAGGATCGTGGCCGAGGCAACAGAGATATACAAAACACCACTCCCCTATTCAGAGGCTGAGACACGCATTCGCGACATCTACATGCCCTTTCACGAAACACTCAGGGGCTTGCTGGAGACAACACACCGGCAGTTTGGCCAGGCCGTGCTAATCGATTGCCACTCCATGCCCTCAACAGGCGGCCCCTTCGACGATGAAATAGAGGCTAATCGCCCCGACATTGTCCTCGGCGATCGATACGGAACGTCTTGCGCACAAGAACTAGTAGAGTCCGCGGAGCGTATCCTAAAGTCTATGGGGTACAGAGTGACCCGCAACAATCCCTATGCAGGTGGCTTCAACACTGAGCACTATGGTGCGCCCTCTCAGGGTCTTCATGCGATACAGGTTGAAATCAACCGAACGCTCTACATGGACGAGCAAAAGGTTCAACGTCGCGCTGGCATTACACGCTTGTCTAAAGACATGACCCGTTTGGTCCGCAAACTGGGTCGTGAAATGCGCCGGGGATCCTGGACTGCATCCCAAAGAAAAGCGTCCTGA
- the gltA gene encoding glutamate synthase [NADPH] large chain has product MVLTFIDAMSALFLFGIGLIVLGLVVAYIVDRTQTTHAIRRNYPIIGRFRYFFESLGEYFRQYFFAMDREEMPFNRAQRAWVYRAAKGADTTVAFGSTRDLKPNGTIFFVNCPFPTLDEDSVSPSQIEIGPFCDKPYKTSSIFNISGMSYGAISKPAVRALSKGAAKAGCWLNTGEGALSPYHLEGGADIVFQIGTAKYGVRDRAGSLSDKRLREIAAHDQVKMFEIKLSQGAKPGKGGILPAAKVSKEIAQIRGIERGKDSISPNRHPEINSPEQLLQYIERVRSVTGKPVGIKFVLGAHGFLDDLFSMLEHNPELAPDFITLDSADGGTGASPQPLIDFVGMPIWESLPILIDKLDQYGLRPRIRVNAGGKLINPGDVAWALSVGADFVTSARGFMFSLGCIQALQCNQNSCPTGIATHQKKLQRGLDPKDKAERVRRYQERITGEVCMIARSCGVSEPRLLQRKHARINTPTGFSVDLDEYYRRVMNGELQAIDARPSVAAVG; this is encoded by the coding sequence ATGGTTCTCACCTTCATTGATGCGATGTCCGCTCTTTTCCTATTTGGCATTGGCCTGATTGTCCTTGGCCTTGTTGTCGCCTACATCGTCGATCGCACACAAACAACCCACGCTATCCGCCGCAACTATCCAATCATCGGACGCTTTCGCTATTTCTTTGAAAGTCTCGGCGAATATTTTCGTCAGTATTTCTTTGCCATGGATCGCGAGGAAATGCCGTTCAACCGGGCTCAACGCGCCTGGGTATACAGAGCCGCCAAAGGCGCTGATACGACCGTTGCTTTCGGTTCAACCCGCGATTTAAAACCAAACGGGACCATCTTCTTCGTCAATTGCCCCTTTCCGACCCTGGACGAAGATTCTGTTTCTCCGAGCCAGATTGAAATCGGCCCCTTTTGCGACAAGCCTTACAAAACGTCCTCCATCTTCAACATCTCAGGCATGAGCTATGGAGCTATTTCCAAACCTGCTGTGCGTGCCTTGTCCAAAGGCGCGGCAAAGGCAGGATGCTGGCTGAATACCGGAGAAGGCGCCCTGTCCCCCTACCACTTGGAAGGCGGCGCTGACATTGTCTTTCAGATTGGTACAGCGAAATATGGCGTCCGGGACAGAGCGGGTAGCCTCTCAGATAAGAGGCTCCGTGAAATAGCGGCGCACGACCAAGTCAAAATGTTTGAGATCAAGTTGAGCCAGGGAGCCAAGCCGGGCAAAGGCGGCATCTTGCCAGCCGCCAAGGTGAGCAAAGAAATCGCTCAGATCAGAGGCATCGAACGGGGCAAAGACTCAATCAGTCCCAATCGCCATCCGGAAATCAACAGCCCTGAACAACTCCTCCAGTACATCGAGCGGGTGCGCTCTGTCACAGGTAAGCCTGTCGGCATTAAGTTTGTTCTGGGGGCGCACGGTTTCCTAGATGATCTCTTCTCAATGCTGGAGCACAATCCGGAACTGGCACCTGACTTCATCACGCTGGACAGCGCAGACGGCGGAACAGGCGCCTCTCCGCAGCCCCTGATCGACTTCGTTGGGATGCCGATCTGGGAGAGCCTCCCAATCCTGATCGATAAGCTTGATCAATATGGCCTGCGCCCACGCATCAGAGTGAACGCTGGGGGAAAACTCATCAATCCAGGCGACGTCGCATGGGCCTTATCTGTAGGTGCCGACTTCGTCACCAGCGCACGAGGCTTCATGTTTTCGCTTGGATGCATTCAAGCCCTGCAGTGCAATCAAAATTCCTGTCCAACGGGCATCGCAACACACCAGAAAAAGCTTCAACGCGGACTCGATCCAAAAGACAAGGCAGAGCGCGTCCGACGCTATCAGGAACGCATCACAGGCGAAGTCTGCATGATCGCCAGATCATGTGGTGTGAGCGAACCGCGCCTGCTTCAGCGCAAGCACGCACGGATCAACACCCCCACAGGCTTCTCCGTAGACCTTGACGAATACTACCGGCGTGTCATGAATGGCGAACTGCAAGCAATTGATGCCCGCCCAAGCGTTGCCGCCGTCGGCTAG
- the yjjG gene encoding pyrimidine 5'-nucleotidase YjjG, with protein sequence MSKSLPPLPTAILFDLDDTLISAYGQPRAAWETVVTEFTDALSPLGQTEAVDAISAFALEFWTGTQAHHKKWRLRLKDARREIVREALLRTGKFGADGPDVDFVHKLADRFSDLREEELEPFPGALETIDQLKDLGVKLALITNGGTETQRPKVTRFALEHRFDHIQIEGEHGFGKPEEEAYKHALSVLKVSPEETWMVGDNLEWEIAAPQRLGIYAIWHDAYRHGLPENSDIQPDWIIHGIPELLPDKN encoded by the coding sequence TTGTCCAAATCACTTCCACCGCTGCCAACCGCCATCCTCTTTGACCTGGATGACACACTCATCTCCGCCTATGGCCAACCCCGTGCAGCCTGGGAAACAGTGGTCACTGAATTTACCGATGCGTTGAGCCCTCTTGGCCAAACCGAGGCAGTAGACGCCATCAGCGCCTTCGCATTGGAGTTCTGGACAGGCACCCAGGCACACCACAAAAAATGGCGCTTGCGCCTGAAAGATGCCCGCCGGGAAATCGTCCGCGAAGCATTATTGCGGACAGGAAAATTCGGCGCCGACGGTCCAGATGTCGACTTTGTTCATAAACTCGCAGATAGGTTCTCTGACTTGCGCGAGGAAGAATTAGAGCCTTTCCCCGGCGCCCTTGAGACAATTGATCAGTTGAAAGACCTTGGGGTCAAACTCGCACTTATCACCAACGGAGGAACCGAAACACAGCGCCCCAAGGTTACCCGGTTCGCCCTGGAGCACCGCTTTGATCATATCCAGATTGAGGGAGAGCATGGTTTCGGAAAACCAGAAGAAGAAGCCTACAAGCATGCGCTGAGCGTATTGAAGGTATCGCCTGAAGAAACCTGGATGGTCGGCGATAACCTGGAATGGGAAATTGCGGCACCACAGCGTTTGGGGATTTATGCCATTTGGCATGATGCATACAGGCACGGCCTACCAGAAAATTCTGATATCCAACCTGACTGGATCATTCACGGCATTCCCGAACTGCTTCCAGACAAAAACTAG
- the dagK gene encoding diacylglycerol kinase, with protein MSGRKIIDVIVNPAAGSRNGGLFDAVVQQLHDEGAVVRCFETEGAGHATELAARCAQEAYADVIVAAGGDGTINEVARGLLGSPTPLGVLPLGTANVLAVELGQKLRARSVADTLLHGDAKLIGTGLVNGEMFLLMVGAGFDGAVVSAIQPSMKRRLGKLAFVFEGLKTWLKGPRYPISVEIDGMVDEAAWVVVTNARHYAGPFVLAPTADIADPHLQAFIFQKHSRLAFAGYFLGLALGHVARMPGVHVSRFQELDLSSAGPVPVEVDGDAFQNLPLTISQGTQFLRLVVPQA; from the coding sequence ATGAGTGGTAGAAAAATCATTGATGTCATCGTGAACCCTGCTGCCGGGTCCAGAAATGGCGGACTCTTTGATGCCGTTGTGCAACAGCTTCATGACGAAGGGGCTGTGGTCAGGTGTTTTGAGACGGAGGGGGCAGGTCACGCGACCGAGCTCGCGGCTAGGTGCGCGCAGGAGGCTTATGCAGATGTCATTGTTGCTGCGGGTGGTGACGGTACGATCAATGAGGTGGCCCGTGGGCTTCTTGGGTCTCCGACGCCCCTCGGCGTGCTGCCGCTCGGTACGGCAAATGTGCTTGCAGTTGAGTTAGGGCAGAAGCTCCGGGCGCGATCAGTAGCCGACACGCTTCTTCACGGTGACGCCAAGCTTATCGGTACTGGCCTCGTGAACGGAGAGATGTTCCTGCTCATGGTGGGCGCAGGTTTTGATGGCGCCGTCGTCAGTGCGATTCAACCATCAATGAAACGGCGCTTGGGAAAGCTAGCTTTTGTTTTTGAAGGGCTAAAGACATGGCTCAAAGGCCCGAGATACCCTATCTCAGTCGAAATTGACGGAATGGTCGATGAGGCGGCATGGGTTGTTGTGACGAATGCACGACACTATGCAGGTCCCTTTGTACTCGCGCCTACAGCGGATATTGCCGACCCTCACCTGCAGGCCTTCATTTTTCAGAAGCATTCCCGTCTGGCATTTGCGGGCTACTTCCTGGGGCTAGCGTTGGGGCATGTCGCCCGCATGCCTGGTGTGCACGTCTCTCGTTTCCAGGAGCTCGATTTGTCGAGTGCTGGGCCTGTGCCGGTGGAAGTGGATGGAGATGCCTTTCAGAATCTTCCACTGACCATCAGCCAGGGTACGCAATTTCTGCGCTTGGTTGTTCCGCAAGCCTAG
- a CDS encoding UDP-2,3-diacylglucosamine hydrolase, protein MTYLETGLQKDAGQKQPWSKPKLLAFLRDRKTTSEENHPTKKQAPSRRRQTPFDRIMKTPRPTSPIRHRTLFLSDIHLGTPGCKADLLLDFLRNNEAQTIYLVGDIIDGWRIKRSWFWHESHNAVVQEILHKVRHGTNVIYVPGNHDEALRDYTGLDFAGIDITDEVVHRTADGRDLLVLHGDQFDSVVRYASWLAHLGDRAYGIALALNNGLHKARRFLGMPYWSLSSYLKLKVKNAVEYISSFETAVARAARERGVDGVVCGHIHHAEMREIDNILYCNDGDWVESCTALAEDMAGQLTIVSWHNFSWENDGTAPTALSQSSTVPENPSERAA, encoded by the coding sequence ATGACATATCTCGAAACCGGCCTTCAAAAAGACGCAGGACAAAAGCAACCTTGGTCAAAACCCAAACTGCTTGCATTCCTAAGGGATCGAAAGACAACGTCAGAAGAAAATCACCCAACCAAAAAACAGGCACCCTCCCGCCGTCGACAGACACCCTTCGACAGGATCATGAAGACGCCTCGCCCCACCTCTCCCATTCGTCACCGCACTCTTTTCCTGTCTGACATTCACCTGGGCACCCCCGGCTGCAAAGCAGATCTGCTGCTGGACTTTCTTCGAAACAATGAGGCTCAGACTATCTACCTGGTGGGCGACATTATCGATGGCTGGCGCATCAAACGATCCTGGTTCTGGCACGAGAGCCACAATGCAGTGGTTCAGGAGATCCTCCATAAAGTGCGACATGGCACGAATGTTATCTATGTACCCGGCAATCACGATGAAGCCTTGAGAGACTATACAGGCCTCGACTTTGCTGGCATCGACATTACCGATGAAGTTGTTCATCGCACAGCCGACGGGCGCGACCTTCTGGTACTCCACGGTGACCAGTTTGACAGCGTAGTCCGCTATGCAAGCTGGCTTGCTCATCTGGGAGACCGCGCCTACGGGATAGCCCTTGCACTCAACAACGGCCTGCACAAGGCGCGACGTTTTCTCGGGATGCCCTATTGGTCCCTATCGTCTTACCTGAAGCTGAAAGTGAAGAATGCTGTCGAATACATCTCAAGCTTCGAAACCGCTGTCGCACGGGCAGCGCGGGAGCGGGGCGTTGACGGTGTGGTCTGTGGTCACATCCACCACGCTGAGATGCGCGAAATAGACAACATCCTCTACTGCAACGATGGCGATTGGGTCGAAAGCTGCACAGCTCTCGCAGAAGACATGGCAGGGCAGCTCACCATCGTGAGTTGGCACAATTTCTCCTGGGAGAACGATGGAACGGCGCCAACGGCTCTCTCTCAATCATCGACGGTTCCAGAAAATCCGTCTGAAAGAGCTGCGTAA
- the mgtA gene encoding GDP-mannose-dependent alpha-mannosyltransferase, producing the protein MTQTSAQETQSAPEKLRIALVTDAAPPQVNGVVRTLKQLGKELEQLGHKVTYITPDLFRTVPLPTYKEIRIALGAKRRVAQLLEEFRPDAIHIATEGPLGLAARRYCLNSGLSFTTSFHTRFPEYLHARFRVPERWTYALVRRFHAPARAVMAATPLLISELEGRGFKNLRLWSRGVDTNLFKPRPAAATKTTGREPLWLYVGRVAIEKNIDAFLDLDLPGTKKVVGDGPRLDFLQRKYPTAEFAGSLFGEELAEAYAEADCFVFPSKTDTFGLVLIEALASGTPVAAYPVQGPLDVIADAPVGRLDNDLKTACLAALEADPETCRAYAMNFSWEACSRQFLSNLSIRSGEIDAKTSKEPTPAVIAP; encoded by the coding sequence ATGACACAAACATCCGCTCAGGAGACACAGAGCGCTCCTGAAAAGCTCCGCATTGCGCTTGTCACTGACGCCGCCCCACCGCAGGTGAATGGCGTTGTTCGCACGCTCAAACAACTGGGGAAAGAGCTGGAACAGCTCGGTCACAAAGTCACCTACATCACGCCAGACCTGTTCCGAACCGTACCCCTCCCCACCTACAAGGAAATCCGCATTGCGCTGGGCGCAAAACGCCGCGTTGCGCAGCTTCTGGAAGAATTCAGACCAGACGCCATTCACATAGCGACAGAAGGACCGCTTGGCCTTGCCGCAAGACGGTATTGCCTGAACAGCGGACTATCTTTCACAACTTCTTTTCACACCCGCTTCCCGGAATATTTGCATGCACGTTTCCGGGTGCCGGAAAGATGGACCTATGCTCTTGTCAGACGCTTTCACGCTCCTGCAAGAGCGGTTATGGCCGCAACGCCGCTATTGATCAGCGAACTCGAAGGACGCGGTTTCAAAAACCTTCGCCTCTGGTCAAGAGGTGTTGACACCAACCTGTTCAAACCAAGACCGGCGGCGGCAACGAAAACCACCGGAAGGGAGCCGCTCTGGCTCTATGTCGGCCGCGTGGCGATTGAAAAGAACATTGATGCCTTCCTCGATCTCGATCTGCCAGGGACAAAGAAGGTGGTCGGCGACGGTCCTCGCCTCGACTTTCTGCAGAGAAAATATCCAACCGCGGAGTTTGCTGGCTCTCTGTTTGGCGAGGAACTGGCTGAGGCCTACGCCGAGGCGGATTGCTTTGTATTTCCAAGCAAAACGGACACATTCGGGCTTGTTCTTATCGAAGCGCTCGCTAGCGGCACCCCAGTAGCCGCTTACCCGGTCCAGGGACCTCTAGACGTCATTGCCGACGCACCTGTTGGCCGCCTAGACAACGACCTGAAAACAGCCTGCCTGGCCGCATTGGAGGCGGATCCTGAGACCTGCCGCGCCTATGCGATGAACTTCTCCTGGGAAGCCTGTAGCCGACAATTTCTGTCAAATCTCTCCATAAGAAGTGGGGAGATTGACGCAAAAACGTCAAAAGAGCCCACGCCAGCCGTCATTGCTCCCTAA
- the typA gene encoding GTP-binding protein TypA/BipA: MPLRNIAIIAHVDHGKTTLVDELLKQSGAFRANQDVAERVMDSNDLERERGITILAKTTSVAWTPPEGGDETRINIVDTPGHADFGGEVERILSMVDGVVLLVDAAEGPMPQTKFVLSKALALGLKPLVVINKADKPDARPDWVHDEIFDLFAALDASDEQLDFPIIYASAKQGWATEDLDAADAKDQGLLPLFRKILTHVQQPTALSDGSSDEPFAMLVTTIQKDPYLGRILTGRIEKGVARPNMPVYALRNGSGIVEKGRITRVLAVRGLNREPVEEARAGDIVAISGMEEATVADTIADPAMTVPLNALPIDPPTLSVLFGINDSPLAGREGSKVQSRVIRERLMSEAEGNVAIEVRDTESKDSFDVAGRGELQLGVLIETMRREGYELSISRPQVIFRDGPNGERQEPIEEVTVDVDDDYAGVVIEKLAERKGEMTDMRPTGGGKTRILFDAPSRGLIGYHGEFLTDTRGTGIMYRVFKEYGAYRGPVEGRRNGVLVSNGAGDAVPFALWNLEDRGFLFITSGEKVYEGMVIGENARPDDLIVNPLKAKQLTNMRASGKDESVKLTTPRRLTLEQAIAYIDTDELVEVTPESIRIRKRHLDPNERKKAERAAG, from the coding sequence ATGCCGCTTCGTAATATCGCCATCATCGCCCACGTTGACCACGGGAAAACCACCCTTGTTGACGAACTTCTCAAGCAATCCGGGGCTTTTCGGGCCAACCAGGACGTTGCCGAACGAGTTATGGACTCCAACGATCTGGAGCGGGAGCGTGGCATCACGATCCTCGCGAAAACAACCAGCGTTGCTTGGACCCCACCAGAAGGTGGAGACGAAACCCGCATCAATATCGTCGACACCCCCGGTCACGCCGATTTTGGCGGCGAGGTCGAACGTATTCTTTCCATGGTGGACGGCGTTGTTCTGCTGGTGGATGCGGCTGAAGGCCCAATGCCCCAGACCAAGTTTGTACTCTCCAAGGCTCTCGCTCTTGGGTTGAAGCCATTGGTGGTGATCAACAAGGCTGACAAGCCTGATGCGCGCCCCGATTGGGTTCACGACGAAATTTTTGATCTCTTTGCAGCTCTGGATGCCTCAGACGAGCAGCTCGATTTCCCGATCATCTACGCCTCCGCCAAACAGGGCTGGGCGACAGAAGATCTTGATGCCGCAGATGCGAAGGATCAGGGTCTACTACCCCTGTTCCGGAAGATTCTGACCCATGTGCAGCAGCCAACGGCTCTCTCCGACGGCTCGAGCGACGAACCGTTCGCGATGCTGGTCACCACCATTCAGAAGGACCCCTATCTTGGCCGTATTCTGACTGGCCGGATTGAAAAGGGCGTTGCCCGTCCAAACATGCCCGTTTATGCGCTGCGCAATGGCTCAGGCATTGTGGAGAAGGGCCGCATCACACGGGTCCTCGCTGTGCGCGGCCTCAACCGCGAGCCTGTAGAAGAAGCAAGAGCAGGCGACATTGTCGCGATCTCGGGCATGGAAGAAGCAACTGTGGCCGACACGATTGCTGATCCCGCCATGACTGTGCCGCTCAACGCACTGCCAATCGACCCACCCACTTTGTCTGTACTCTTTGGCATCAATGACAGCCCGCTTGCAGGCCGCGAAGGATCAAAAGTCCAATCGCGGGTTATTCGCGAGCGCCTGATGTCAGAAGCAGAAGGCAATGTCGCCATTGAGGTCAGGGACACAGAATCCAAAGATTCCTTTGATGTGGCGGGACGTGGCGAGCTTCAGCTCGGCGTCTTGATAGAGACCATGCGCCGCGAGGGCTACGAGCTCTCCATCAGCCGACCACAGGTGATTTTTCGTGACGGGCCCAACGGCGAACGCCAGGAACCCATCGAAGAGGTCACCGTCGACGTAGACGACGATTATGCCGGCGTCGTGATCGAAAAGCTCGCGGAACGCAAGGGCGAAATGACCGACATGCGCCCAACCGGCGGTGGCAAGACACGCATTCTGTTTGATGCGCCTTCCCGCGGCCTTATCGGGTATCACGGCGAGTTTCTCACCGATACCCGCGGCACAGGCATCATGTACCGCGTCTTCAAAGAATATGGTGCCTATCGGGGGCCGGTCGAAGGCCGCCGAAATGGTGTGCTTGTCTCTAACGGAGCTGGCGACGCCGTTCCCTTCGCACTCTGGAACCTTGAGGACCGAGGTTTTCTCTTCATTACCTCCGGCGAAAAAGTCTATGAAGGCATGGTAATCGGCGAAAATGCCCGCCCAGACGATCTGATCGTCAACCCACTGAAGGCGAAACAGCTCACCAATATGCGGGCCTCCGGCAAAGACGAGTCAGTCAAACTCACAACGCCCCGACGTCTCACACTCGAACAGGCGATCGCCTATATCGATACAGACGAGCTTGTCGAGGTCACACCGGAATCGATCCGCATTCGCAAACGCCATCTCGACCCCAATGAGCGGAAAAAGGCAGAGCGCGCCGCAGGTTAA
- the hisN gene encoding histidinol-phosphatase has protein sequence MTNAPSSLAEEEAITFANFACTLADAAADVTLKHFRSELGVDNKLAGNAFDPVTIADRDAETAIRTLIEEHYPDHGILGEEHGTKPGTSTFKWVLDPIDGTRSFISGVPLWGTLIAFNDGKYPAVGVMDQPYTGERFVGRPGHAEFLRDGQAKKLSTRACPGLSEAILGCTDPAMFTDAGELEAFSDVSSKTRLTRYGTDCYFYCLIAAGHADLVIEASMQPYDIQALIPIVEGAGGIVTNWHGEDAQNGGRIIAAGDKRVHAEALDILSRVG, from the coding sequence ATGACCAACGCACCTAGTTCTTTGGCCGAAGAAGAAGCGATCACGTTCGCTAATTTCGCCTGCACCTTGGCTGATGCCGCAGCAGACGTGACACTCAAGCATTTCCGTTCAGAGCTGGGTGTGGACAACAAGCTAGCCGGAAACGCATTTGATCCGGTGACCATCGCCGACCGCGATGCGGAAACGGCAATCCGCACACTTATCGAAGAACACTACCCAGACCATGGAATTCTCGGCGAAGAGCACGGGACAAAGCCAGGCACCTCAACGTTTAAGTGGGTATTGGATCCTATCGACGGTACCCGGAGTTTCATTTCTGGCGTGCCTTTATGGGGAACCCTGATTGCCTTCAACGATGGCAAATATCCAGCAGTTGGCGTTATGGATCAGCCCTATACCGGTGAGCGGTTCGTTGGGCGACCAGGACATGCAGAGTTTCTTCGTGACGGCCAAGCCAAGAAACTGTCTACACGAGCCTGCCCGGGTCTCTCCGAAGCGATTCTTGGCTGCACCGATCCTGCTATGTTCACAGACGCTGGAGAGCTGGAAGCCTTCTCTGATGTGAGTTCAAAAACGCGCCTCACACGCTACGGAACAGATTGTTATTTCTACTGCCTGATTGCTGCCGGGCATGCCGACCTGGTCATCGAAGCCTCTATGCAGCCCTATGACATTCAGGCTCTCATCCCCATTGTCGAAGGCGCCGGAGGCATTGTCACAAACTGGCATGGAGAGGATGCTCAGAATGGCGGACGTATCATCGCTGCGGGTGACAAGCGCGTGCACGCTGAAGCACTCGACATCCTCTCACGCGTGGGCTGA
- the pldB gene encoding lysophospholipase L2: MGVFVETADLPCPPGGVPGWFVCPDGSRMRTMVWSPDHASAPCRGTIVLASGRTEFIEKYFEVIASFLERGFAVATFDWRGQGLSERMLDDRRKGHVDEFSTFDEDFIAFMKEVVEPLMPEPYIGVGHSMGGNLMLRAGHNLPNRFAGIVLSAPMLGLNVGSAFQEKVTRWLLSFLNLLGKHASFAPGNGPSAVDEEAFEDNVVTSDPVRHARQKAVVAQAPSLGLGGPTVGWVHQAFKSVDEIADPAYLTEITTPVLLFEAGADKLVRGGSIRQVADGLPNGQYVLVDGAEHEILMERDEYQQVFWTAFDAFATQVTSSSEAKMSAHA; this comes from the coding sequence ATGGGAGTTTTTGTTGAGACGGCTGATCTTCCCTGTCCGCCGGGCGGGGTTCCTGGCTGGTTCGTCTGTCCAGATGGGTCTCGGATGCGGACAATGGTGTGGTCACCTGATCATGCCTCTGCGCCCTGCCGTGGGACGATTGTGCTTGCCAGTGGGCGGACGGAATTCATCGAAAAATATTTCGAAGTCATCGCCTCGTTCCTTGAGCGGGGTTTTGCCGTGGCGACCTTTGATTGGAGGGGACAGGGATTGTCAGAGCGCATGTTGGATGATCGCCGCAAAGGACATGTGGATGAGTTCTCGACCTTTGATGAGGATTTTATCGCATTCATGAAAGAGGTCGTCGAACCTCTTATGCCTGAGCCCTATATCGGTGTTGGGCATTCTATGGGCGGCAATCTGATGCTCAGGGCAGGACATAACCTCCCCAACAGGTTTGCGGGAATTGTTCTCAGTGCGCCAATGCTGGGGCTCAATGTTGGCAGTGCGTTCCAAGAAAAAGTCACGCGGTGGCTTTTGTCTTTTCTGAACCTGCTCGGCAAACATGCCAGCTTTGCACCAGGAAATGGGCCTAGCGCGGTGGATGAAGAGGCGTTTGAGGATAATGTAGTTACCTCAGACCCGGTCCGGCATGCCCGGCAAAAGGCTGTCGTTGCACAAGCGCCTAGTCTTGGGCTGGGTGGTCCGACGGTAGGGTGGGTCCATCAGGCGTTCAAGTCCGTCGATGAAATTGCCGATCCTGCCTATCTCACGGAGATCACCACGCCTGTGCTTCTATTTGAGGCGGGCGCCGACAAATTGGTCCGTGGCGGTTCCATTCGACAAGTCGCTGATGGATTGCCAAATGGACAATATGTGCTTGTCGACGGTGCTGAGCACGAAATCCTTATGGAGCGGGACGAATATCAACAGGTTTTCTGGACAGCGTTTGACGCATTTGCAACGCAGGTGACATCATCTTCCGAAGCAAAAATGTCAGCCCACGCGTGA
- a CDS encoding SCP-2 sterol transfer family protein: MTFEDLSPQQLLSALVTYLEKEVSGAPPIGAVLKFEYPDGGCLVIDGTGSANRISQKNEDADCVVSLPLETHAQMLRFELDQTTAFREGRMRIKGNIAVALKLGPLVSTAFRIPGEDA; encoded by the coding sequence ATGACTTTTGAAGATTTATCCCCACAACAGCTCCTGTCTGCTCTGGTGACCTACCTTGAAAAAGAGGTTTCCGGTGCGCCGCCAATTGGCGCTGTCCTGAAGTTTGAGTATCCAGACGGTGGATGCCTGGTCATTGATGGGACCGGGAGTGCCAACCGGATTTCCCAGAAAAACGAAGATGCAGACTGTGTCGTGTCTCTTCCACTTGAGACCCACGCTCAGATGCTTCGTTTTGAGCTTGATCAGACGACAGCTTTTCGAGAGGGGCGCATGCGCATTAAGGGGAATATTGCTGTGGCGCTCAAGTTGGGACCGTTGGTCTCGACCGCATTTCGTATTCCGGGGGAGGACGCCTAA